In Anas platyrhynchos isolate ZD024472 breed Pekin duck chromosome 22, IASCAAS_PekinDuck_T2T, whole genome shotgun sequence, the following proteins share a genomic window:
- the LOC113839735 gene encoding myo-inositol 2-dehydrogenase translates to MGRRKKTLHDYAAEFSELAVKRQRPERGGGGGGGGEAAESLWCSSCQLPLRVRRDRILEHLASGRHYRNRRLARQRAPLLLSAGPDLSLPLQLDAPSLLAQPPLVLAATTAGGPSLLPGAIGSTTAPDQAPSTSAFTALRVRIAPAPAERSSRSPAVPQARDGAVLGRCGAGGLGLALFGTELGDNALFQSLVEENGCCLLYVVEDRLHEVERAFSAEFLAGTRVLRQQDADIVLNDQRVSGVIVCSPPEEASEVVIDALRAGKGVFCERLPSFDRQTAETCFDEANRCGRPLVCGFYKRFDPALQFLCKKVRGCQALGRIHRIATTSSVYPAASLGFLKTSGGIFYNAAVHDIDIVSLLLGESAPDTIFSLGHAFCTDMACLKDADTVAVSMKFPSGAIVTLDISQHCTKSCDQRLEVHGSRGTLRVDNQNPLGITEHGTSVSICTQTQADRYREAHRGLFRHFLRTLKGKEPPAITKEQFLWAVQVAAAAEQSWRNGSAVDLRNEAMDSAVVKTEIM, encoded by the exons ATGGGGCGGAGGAAGAAGACGCTGCACGACTACGCCGCCGAGTTCTCGGAGCTGGCCGTCAAGCGGCAACGGCCGGAgagaggcggcggcggcggcggcgggggggaggCGGCCGAGTCGCTGTGGTGCTCGTCCTGCCAGCTCCCGCTGCGGGTGCGCCGCGACCGCATCCTCGAGCACCTCGCCTCCGGCCGCCACTACCGCAACCGCCGCCTGGCCCGGCAGCGCGCCCCGCTGCTGCT CTCCGCAGGCCCTGACCTCAGCCTGCCGCTGCAGCTCGACGCCCCATCCCTGCTCGCCCAGCCACCCCTCGTCCTCGCCGCCACCACCGCCGGGGGCCCCTCGCTGCTGCCCGGTGCCATCGGATCCACCACGGCCCCAGACCAAGCCCCATCCACCTCAGCCTTCACCGCCTTACGCGTGAGGATCGCACCCGCGCCCGCTGAGAGAAGCAGCCGGAGCCCGGCCGTGCCCCAGGCCCGTGACGGCGCGGTGCTGGGACGCTGCGGTGCTGGTGGCCTCGGCCTCGCCCTCTTTGGCACAGAGCTCGGCGATAACGCCTTGTTCCAAAGCTTAGTGGAAGAAAACGGCTGCTGCTTGCTGTACGTCGTGGAGGACCGGCTGCACGAGGTGGAACGTGCCTTCAGCGCCGAGTTCCTGGCCGGCACGCGGGTGCTGCGGCAGCAGGACGCCGACATCGTGCTCAACGACCAGCG AGTTTCTGGAGTCATCGTTTGTTCACCGCCTGAAGAAGCTTCTGAGGTTGTGATAGATGCTCTGCGAGCTG GAAAAGGTGTATTTTGTGAGAGGCTTCCCAGTTTTGACAGGCAGACAGCAGAGACGTGCTTCGATGAAGCCAACAGATGTGGAAGACCATTGGTTTGTGGATTCTACAA GCGTTTCGACCCCGCGCTGCAGTTCCTCTGCAAGAAGGTGCGTGGCTGCCAGGCCCTGGGGAGGATCCACCGGATAGCGACGACCAGCAGCGTGTACCCGGCGGCTTCCCTGGGCTTCCTCAAAACGTCAG GTGGAATTTTTTATAATGCTGCTGTGCACGATATAGATATTGTCAGTTTGTTGTTGGGGGAGAGTGCACCAGACACGATATTTTCACTGGGGCATGCGTTCTGCACAG ATATGGCCTGCTTGAAGGACGCAGACACTGTAGCAGTCAGCATGAAATTTCCTAGCGGAGCAATTGTTACTTTGGACATCAGTCAGCACTGCACTAAAAGCTGTGATCAGAGACTAGAG GTTCACGGTTCTCGAGGAACGTTACGGGTAGATAACCAGAATCCCCTGGGGATTACAGAGCACGGAACTTCTGTGTCCATATGTACACAGACCCAAGCTGATCGTTACAGGGAGGCACACCGGGGGCTCTTCCGACACTTTCTGAGAACCCTGAAAG GCAAAGAGCCTCCCGCGATAACCAAAGAGCAGTTCCTCTGGGCCGTccaggtggctgcagcagccgAGCAGTCCTGGAGAAATGGATCCGCTGTTGACCTGCGCAATGAAGCAATGGATTCGGCTGTGGTCAAGACTGAGATAATGTGA
- the CCDC27 gene encoding coiled-coil domain-containing protein 27 isoform X3 produces MAAAPAAEAEGGAGHGGEGAAEAGPGSPMGSPMGSPRGSPQRRDAAAEPPWPWGEEWTPSTRLPLARCPGTSHRATSPTPPGGCRDAPGSPGAPTMERDRRATSVGVGPGPDPRGGDLWCVSTVGEKSLAALREEVEQLSKYKAECAQKDEVISGLLKETESLKKELELLKGSGDVELYAEMEQDSSNEEATEEAAEEAAEEAAEEPPEEAAEEAVEEAAEEALSDTSAPGLFLEQAEGEETLIAQLIASQDANEELCAELKNARDDYDLATGVMCSLQRQLEIQESQLRKTESENERLEKELRERESQLQAMSAKFCSLREEWKHEEMIVTTEKENCSLRQVVTEQESKLAEQNKLISDLQGAVSQLEAEALTSRYQIHKQQRAQEEMQSQAETLQHTELQTRVALECLTSRFERFRSKIIQATFGTAGNKPPQAELTDEEVLEAMQKIINERIEFHQMLKQKGVRLPSLYNIDTVTSSPTNSKGRRKSPAR; encoded by the exons ATGGCGGCGGCTCCGGCCGCGGAAGCGGAAGGCGGTGCCGGGcacggcggggagggggcggccgaAGCCGGGCCCGGCTCCCCGATGGGTTCCCCGATGGGTTCCCCGAGGGGCTCCCCACAGCGCCGGGACGCGGCCGCGGAGCCCCCCTGGCCGTGGGGAGAGGAGTGGACCCCCTCCACCCGGCTGCCCCTCGCCCGCTGTCCCGGCACCAGCCACAGGGCGACGTCGCCGACCCCGCCCG GTGGCTGCCGCGACGCCCCGGGCTCCCCTGGTGCCCCCACGATGGAGCGGGACAGGAGGGCGACGAGCGTAGGGGTAGGGCCCGGCCCCGACCCCCGCGGGGGCGACCTGTGGTGTGTGAGCACCGTCGGTGAAAAG AGCCTGGCAGCGCTGAGGGAGGAGGTCGAGCAGCTCTCCAAGTACAAGGCGGAGTGCGCGCAGAAGGACGAGGTGATCTCCGGTCTgctgaaggaaacagaaagcctgaagaaggagctggagctgctcaaGGGCAGCGGAGACGTGGAGCTG TATGCAGAAATGGAACAAGACAGCTCAAATGAAGAAGCCACCGAAGAAGCTGCTGAAGAAGCTGCTGAAGAAGCCGCCGAAGAACCCCCCGAAGAAGCCGCTGAAGAAGCCGTCGAAGAGGCCGCTGAAGAAGCACTCAGTGACACCAGCGCTCCAGGGCTCTTTCTGGAGCaggcagaaggagaggagaCACTGATTGCCCAGCTCATTGCGTCCCAGGATGCCAACGAAGAACTCTGTGCAGAACTGAAAAATGCACGCGATGACTACGACCTAGCCACAG GTGTCATGTGTTCCTTGCAACGACAACTGGAGATCCAAGAATCCCAGCTTCGGAAAACTGAATCTGAAAATGAAAGGCTTGAAAAGGAGCTCAGAGAGCGAGAAAGTCAGCTACAGGCCATGTCTGCCAAG TTTTGCAGTCTGAGAGAAGAATGGAAACATGAAGAAATGATAGTGACAACAGAGAAGGAGAACTGCAGTCTTCGACAG GTTGTCACAGAACAAGAATCCAAACTGGCTGAGCAGAACAAGCTGATCAGTGATCTGCAGGGTGCAGTCAGCCAGCTAGAGGCAGAGGCTCTGACCAGTCGATACCAGATCCACAAACAGCAGCGTGCCCAGGAAGAGATGCAGAGCCAAGCTGAAACACTGCAGCACACAGAGCTGCAAACTAGAGTGGCACTCGAGTGCCTCACCAGCAGG TTTGAAAGATTTCGAAGCAAAATAATTCAGGCTACGTTCGGTACAGCAGGCAACAAGCCTCCCCAGGCAGAACTCACTGATGAGGAGGTGCTGGAGGCAATGCAG AAGATAATTAATGAGCGGATAGAGTTTCATCAGATGCTGAAACAAAAAGGTGTCAGGCTCCCATCTCTCTACAACATCGACACGGTTACTTCATCACCTACCAATTCTAAGGGTAGGAGGAAGAGTCCTGCAAGGTAG
- the CCDC27 gene encoding coiled-coil domain-containing protein 27 isoform X1: protein MAAAPAAEAEGGAGHGGEGAAEAGPGSPMGSPMGSPRGSPQRRDAAAEPPWPWGEEWTPSTRLPLARCPGTSHRATSPTPPGGCRDAPGSPGAPTMERDRRATSVGVGPGPDPRGGDLWCVSTVGEKEQSLAALREEVEQLSKYKAECAQKDEVISGLLKETESLKKELELLKGSGDVELYAEMEQDSSNEEATEEAAEEAAEEAAEEPPEEAAEEAVEEAAEEALSDTSAPGLFLEQAEGEETLIAQLIASQDANEELCAELKNARDDYDLATGVMCSLQRQLEIQESQLRKTESENERLEKELRERESQLQAMSAKFCSLREEWKHEEMIVTTEKENCSLRQVVTEQESKLAEQNKLISDLQGAVSQLEAEALTSRYQIHKQQRAQEEMQSQAETLQHTELQTRVALECLTSRFERFRSKIIQATFGTAGNKPPQAELTDEEVLEAMQKIINERIEFHQMLKQKGVRLPSLYNIDTVTSSPTNSKGRRKSPAR from the exons ATGGCGGCGGCTCCGGCCGCGGAAGCGGAAGGCGGTGCCGGGcacggcggggagggggcggccgaAGCCGGGCCCGGCTCCCCGATGGGTTCCCCGATGGGTTCCCCGAGGGGCTCCCCACAGCGCCGGGACGCGGCCGCGGAGCCCCCCTGGCCGTGGGGAGAGGAGTGGACCCCCTCCACCCGGCTGCCCCTCGCCCGCTGTCCCGGCACCAGCCACAGGGCGACGTCGCCGACCCCGCCCG GTGGCTGCCGCGACGCCCCGGGCTCCCCTGGTGCCCCCACGATGGAGCGGGACAGGAGGGCGACGAGCGTAGGGGTAGGGCCCGGCCCCGACCCCCGCGGGGGCGACCTGTGGTGTGTGAGCACCGTCGGTGAAAAG GAACAGAGCCTGGCAGCGCTGAGGGAGGAGGTCGAGCAGCTCTCCAAGTACAAGGCGGAGTGCGCGCAGAAGGACGAGGTGATCTCCGGTCTgctgaaggaaacagaaagcctgaagaaggagctggagctgctcaaGGGCAGCGGAGACGTGGAGCTG TATGCAGAAATGGAACAAGACAGCTCAAATGAAGAAGCCACCGAAGAAGCTGCTGAAGAAGCTGCTGAAGAAGCCGCCGAAGAACCCCCCGAAGAAGCCGCTGAAGAAGCCGTCGAAGAGGCCGCTGAAGAAGCACTCAGTGACACCAGCGCTCCAGGGCTCTTTCTGGAGCaggcagaaggagaggagaCACTGATTGCCCAGCTCATTGCGTCCCAGGATGCCAACGAAGAACTCTGTGCAGAACTGAAAAATGCACGCGATGACTACGACCTAGCCACAG GTGTCATGTGTTCCTTGCAACGACAACTGGAGATCCAAGAATCCCAGCTTCGGAAAACTGAATCTGAAAATGAAAGGCTTGAAAAGGAGCTCAGAGAGCGAGAAAGTCAGCTACAGGCCATGTCTGCCAAG TTTTGCAGTCTGAGAGAAGAATGGAAACATGAAGAAATGATAGTGACAACAGAGAAGGAGAACTGCAGTCTTCGACAG GTTGTCACAGAACAAGAATCCAAACTGGCTGAGCAGAACAAGCTGATCAGTGATCTGCAGGGTGCAGTCAGCCAGCTAGAGGCAGAGGCTCTGACCAGTCGATACCAGATCCACAAACAGCAGCGTGCCCAGGAAGAGATGCAGAGCCAAGCTGAAACACTGCAGCACACAGAGCTGCAAACTAGAGTGGCACTCGAGTGCCTCACCAGCAGG TTTGAAAGATTTCGAAGCAAAATAATTCAGGCTACGTTCGGTACAGCAGGCAACAAGCCTCCCCAGGCAGAACTCACTGATGAGGAGGTGCTGGAGGCAATGCAG AAGATAATTAATGAGCGGATAGAGTTTCATCAGATGCTGAAACAAAAAGGTGTCAGGCTCCCATCTCTCTACAACATCGACACGGTTACTTCATCACCTACCAATTCTAAGGGTAGGAGGAAGAGTCCTGCAAGGTAG
- the CCDC27 gene encoding coiled-coil domain-containing protein 27 isoform X2 codes for MAAAPAAEAEGGAGHGGEGAAEAGPGSPMGSPMGSPRGSPQRRDAAAEPPWPWGEEWTPSTRLPLARCPGTSHRATSPTPPGGCRDAPGSPGAPTMERDRRATSVGVGPGPDPRGGDLWCVSTVGEKEQSLAALREEVEQLSKYKAECAQKDEVISGLLKETESLKKELELLKGSGDVELYAEMEQDSSNEEATEEAAEEAAEEAAEEPPEEAAEEAVEEAAEEALSDTSAPGLFLEQAEGEETLIAQLIASQDANEELCAELKNARDDYDLATGVMCSLQRQLEIQESQLRKTESENERLEKELRERESQLQAMSAKFCSLREEWKHEEMIVTTEKENCSLRQVVTEQESKLAEQNKLISDLQGAVSQLEAEALTSRYQIHKQQRAQEEMQSQAETLQHTELQTRVALECLTSRFERFRSKIIQATFGTAGNKPPQAELTDEEVLEAMQIINERIEFHQMLKQKGVRLPSLYNIDTVTSSPTNSKGRRKSPAR; via the exons ATGGCGGCGGCTCCGGCCGCGGAAGCGGAAGGCGGTGCCGGGcacggcggggagggggcggccgaAGCCGGGCCCGGCTCCCCGATGGGTTCCCCGATGGGTTCCCCGAGGGGCTCCCCACAGCGCCGGGACGCGGCCGCGGAGCCCCCCTGGCCGTGGGGAGAGGAGTGGACCCCCTCCACCCGGCTGCCCCTCGCCCGCTGTCCCGGCACCAGCCACAGGGCGACGTCGCCGACCCCGCCCG GTGGCTGCCGCGACGCCCCGGGCTCCCCTGGTGCCCCCACGATGGAGCGGGACAGGAGGGCGACGAGCGTAGGGGTAGGGCCCGGCCCCGACCCCCGCGGGGGCGACCTGTGGTGTGTGAGCACCGTCGGTGAAAAG GAACAGAGCCTGGCAGCGCTGAGGGAGGAGGTCGAGCAGCTCTCCAAGTACAAGGCGGAGTGCGCGCAGAAGGACGAGGTGATCTCCGGTCTgctgaaggaaacagaaagcctgaagaaggagctggagctgctcaaGGGCAGCGGAGACGTGGAGCTG TATGCAGAAATGGAACAAGACAGCTCAAATGAAGAAGCCACCGAAGAAGCTGCTGAAGAAGCTGCTGAAGAAGCCGCCGAAGAACCCCCCGAAGAAGCCGCTGAAGAAGCCGTCGAAGAGGCCGCTGAAGAAGCACTCAGTGACACCAGCGCTCCAGGGCTCTTTCTGGAGCaggcagaaggagaggagaCACTGATTGCCCAGCTCATTGCGTCCCAGGATGCCAACGAAGAACTCTGTGCAGAACTGAAAAATGCACGCGATGACTACGACCTAGCCACAG GTGTCATGTGTTCCTTGCAACGACAACTGGAGATCCAAGAATCCCAGCTTCGGAAAACTGAATCTGAAAATGAAAGGCTTGAAAAGGAGCTCAGAGAGCGAGAAAGTCAGCTACAGGCCATGTCTGCCAAG TTTTGCAGTCTGAGAGAAGAATGGAAACATGAAGAAATGATAGTGACAACAGAGAAGGAGAACTGCAGTCTTCGACAG GTTGTCACAGAACAAGAATCCAAACTGGCTGAGCAGAACAAGCTGATCAGTGATCTGCAGGGTGCAGTCAGCCAGCTAGAGGCAGAGGCTCTGACCAGTCGATACCAGATCCACAAACAGCAGCGTGCCCAGGAAGAGATGCAGAGCCAAGCTGAAACACTGCAGCACACAGAGCTGCAAACTAGAGTGGCACTCGAGTGCCTCACCAGCAGG TTTGAAAGATTTCGAAGCAAAATAATTCAGGCTACGTTCGGTACAGCAGGCAACAAGCCTCCCCAGGCAGAACTCACTGATGAGGAGGTGCTGGAGGCAATGCAG ATAATTAATGAGCGGATAGAGTTTCATCAGATGCTGAAACAAAAAGGTGTCAGGCTCCCATCTCTCTACAACATCGACACGGTTACTTCATCACCTACCAATTCTAAGGGTAGGAGGAAGAGTCCTGCAAGGTAG
- the LRRC47 gene encoding leucine-rich repeat-containing protein 47, translated as MEAAWPELEAAARERRRELSLPGAAVSERVAAGGGRLPAALLGLPLLQSLELSGCAALRELGPGLAAALPALHTLVLRCNALGPAGLGPGLGGQLPALRLLDLSGNGLEELPAELGGAEGCGEQQQQQQPAAFPQLRSLNLSGNRLRELGPGLARAAPQLQALLLSGNRLRALPGRLLPPAAAFPLLSRLEAADNEVEELGADIAALPALKSLDLANNRLTELPAALADCPRLKEANFRGNQLRDKRLEKMVNGCQTKAILDYLRAGGRGKGKGENAREEARKKKREKQQKKDGGEGEQDELEAVSKLLVKVLHVSENPTPLVVKVSPGVRDVRPFIVCCVLKGVNLNPGNALKRFLTAQTKLHEDICEKRTAATIATHDLQLVKGPLTYDVQPPGELKITPLGRKEIKAKDLLRQLQLEAEEQRKQKKRQNVSGLHKYLQLLDGKDNYPCLVDAEGVVISFPPITNSEKTKIRKTTRDLFLEVTSDTSLQICKDVMDTLILKIAELNKFTLENKEEGSGSDNEPDALCGPVNVNPGQNTQQSFPLVVEQVRVVDTDGNLKVLYPSKTDLTTVSSLLTVIR; from the exons ATGGAGGCGGCGTGGCCggagctggaggctgctgcccgggagcggcggcgggagcTGTCTCTGCCGGGCGCGGCGGTGTCGGAGCGggtggcggcgggcggcgggcggctgccggcggcgctgctggggctgccgcTGCTGCAGTCGCTGGAGCTGAGCGGCTGCGCGGCGCTGCGGGAGCTGGGCCCGGGGCTGGCGGCCGCCCTGCCCGCCCTGCACACGCTGGTGCTGCGCTGCAACGCGCTGGGCCCCGCCGGGCTGGGCCCGGGGCTGGGCGGGCAGCTGCCGGCCCTCCGCCTGCTCGACCTCTCCGGGAACGGCCTGGAGGAGCTGCCCGCCGAGCTGGGCGGCGCGGagggctgcggggagcagcagcagcaacaacaacccGCAGCCTTCCCGCAGCTCCGCAGCCTCAACCTGAGCGGTAACCGGCTGCGGGAGCTGGGCCCGGGGCTGGCCCGAGCCGCGCCTCAGCTCCAGGCGCTGCTGCTCTCGGGCAACCGCCTGCGGGCCCTGCCCGGCCGCCTgctgccgcccgccgccgccttccCCCTCCTCAGCCGCCTCGAGGCCGCCGACAACGAGGTGGAGGAGCTGGGCGCTGACATCGCCGCTCTGCCGGCCCTCAAG AGCCTGGACCTGGCCAACAACCGGCTGACGGAGCTGCCCGCCGCGCTGGCCGACTGCCCCAGGCTGAAGGAGGCCAACTTCAGGGGCAACCAGCTGAGGGACAAGCGGCTGGAGAAGATGGTCAACGGCTGCCAGACCAAGGCCATCCTGGACTACCTGCGGGCCGGCGGCCGCGGCAAGGGCAAGGGCGAGAACGCCAGGGAGGAGgccaggaagaagaaaagggagaagcagcagaaaaaggacggcggggaaggggagcaggaCGAGCTGGAGGCCGTCAGCAAGCTGCTGGTGAAGGTGCTGCACGTCTCTGAAAATCCCACGCCGCTGGTCGTCAAAGTCAGCCCGGGCGTCAGAGACGTCCGGCCCTTCATCGTGTGCTGCGTGCTGAAAGGAGTAAACCTGAACCCGGGCAATGCTCTGAAGAGGTTCCTGACCGCACAG ACTAAACTGCATGAAGACATCTGTGAAAAGCGGACAGCAGCCACAATTGCCACCCATGACTTGCAGTTGGTCAAAGGTCCCCTGACATACGATGTTCAGCCTCCTGGTGAGCTGAAG ATAACTCCCCTGGGTCGAAAGGAGATCAAGGCAAAGGATCTTCTCCGTCAGCTGCAGCTAgaagcagaggagcagaggaaACAGAAGAAGCGTCAGAACGTTTCTGGGTTGCACAA gTATCTCCAGTTACTGGATGGCAAAGATAACTACCCGTGTCTTGTGGATGCTGAAGGTGTTGTGATTTCTTTCCCACCAATAACcaacagtgagaaaacaaag ATTAGAAAAACCACCCGTGATCTGTTTCTGGAAGTGACAAGTGATACCAGCTTACAGATATGCAAAGATGTCATGGACACTCTAATTCTG AAAATAGCAGAACTGAACAAATTCACCTTGGAAAATAAGGAAGAAGGCTCAGGCTCAGATAACGAACCCGATGCTCTTTGTGGACCAGTGAATGTGAACCCCGGCCAAAATACACAGCAGAGTTTTCCGTTGGTAGTGGAGCAGGTTCGAGTGGTGGACACAGACGGGAACCTGAAAGTACTTTATCCTTCAAAAACTGACCTAACCACAGTTTCTTCTCTTCTGACTGTAATACGCTAG